Proteins from a single region of Cydia splendana chromosome 9, ilCydSple1.2, whole genome shotgun sequence:
- the LOC134793842 gene encoding uncharacterized protein LOC134793842 — protein MFIVAVLSLLIQESLPLRMVRVSVPAYRVRGQPAQLECDYDLGDDALYSVKWYRDNEEFYRYMPKFDPPKHAYKIEGIKVDVAKSDDRKVILHQVMLKTSGLYRCEVSAEAPSFSSVAGEGKLEVIYLPREGPRITGNEQENRKGDSLFLNCTSGRSYPAAVLSWDIDGEKVTDPELLVEYPPTLHAHGLMSSALGLWVPVGRTMQVRCTARVAPAWREGSEAVVGSQLADSKEAMLLVKSSSDVSSPSVILLTLALGLLIVPTQSGT, from the exons ATGTTCATCGTAGCCGTTCTCAGCTTACTTATAcaag AATCGTTACCGCTCCGTATGGTGCGCGTGTCGGTGCCGGCGTACCGCGTGCGCGGGCAGCCAGCGCAGCTGGAGTGTGACTACGACCTGGGCGACGACGCGCTCTACTCTGTCAAGTGGTACCGCGACAACGAGGAGTTCTACCGATACATGCCCAAGTTTGACCCGCCGAAGCACGCCTATAAGATAGAGGGGATCAAAGTAGAT GTAGCTAAGTCAGATGACCGCAAAGTGATCCTGCACCAAGTGATGCTGAAGACGTCGGGGCTGTACCGGTGCGAGGTGTCTGCAGAAGCACCAAGCTTCTCCTCTGTGGCTGGAGAAGGAAAACTAGAAGTTATTT ATCTACCAAGGGAGGGTCCCAGAATAACTGGAAATGAACAGGAGAACAGAAAAGGGGATTCATTATTCCTAAATTGCACGTCGGGGAGGTCATACCCAGCAGCCGTGCTCAGTTGGGACATTGACGGGGAAAAG GTAACAGACCCGGAGCTCCTAGTGGAGTATCCCCCGACGCTGCACGCGCACGGGCTGATGTCGTCAGCGCTGGGGCTGTGGGTGCCGGTGGGGAGGACTATGCAGGTGCGGTGCACGGCGCGGGTCGCGCCCGCCTGGAGAGAAGGCAGCGAGGCTGTTGTTGGAAGCCAGCTGGCGGATAGCAAGGAGGCTATGTTGCTTG TGAAGAGCTCAAGCGACGTGTCATCACCGAGCGTAATCCTGTTAACACTAGCCCTGGGCCTGCTCATCGTGCCCACGCAATCCGGCACGTGA